In Xiphophorus couchianus chromosome 8, X_couchianus-1.0, whole genome shotgun sequence, the following proteins share a genomic window:
- the LOC114149230 gene encoding TNF receptor-associated factor 2-like, with translation MATQEPSPPSSMESNKPGFPKKILGNKLEDKHLCNCCHNILRRPFQAQCGHRFCSYCFNRTVSNGPQKCNACIKEDLFEEPTSVLKQGCAFPDNAVRREVESLSAVCINEDCTWEGTIKEYELNHEGKCEFMIIPCPSCKERIRFNEQERHNERECPERTLNCKYCKEPFHFKNIKAHDEICPKYPMICEGCAKKKIPREKYVDHIKLCTKFRTPCRFHVVGCDMSVEKEKIHDHERAYAYEHLNLLLHYIMGMKVSMEGLQPQGLEVAGHKLLELQQSLRELEARVSQLSTTSSGPPVQGAAASSSSSSTCSAGPAPSAPLPPPPTLPPTLSVSTSFTPLPSSVGAALELQLHSEKTKVAELGRRCTELEVKAGTFENVVCVLNREVERFATTMEASNRQHKLDQDKIEALSNKVRQLERTVGLKDLTVVEMEGRLREMSATTFDGVFIWRISDFAKKRQDAIAGRAPAMFSPAFYTSKYGYKMCLRIYLNGDGTGRGSHLSLFFVVMRGLNDALLKWPFNQKVTLMLLDQSNREHIIDAFRPDVTSSSFQRPVSEMNIASGCPLFCPLSKLDGKNSYIRDDTIFIKAIVDLTGL, from the exons ATGGCCACACAGGAGCCGTCCCCTCCGTCGTCCATGGAGAGCAATAAACCCGGCTTTCCCAAGAAGATCCTGGGCAACAAGCTGGAGGACAAGCACCTGTGCAACTGCTGCCACAACATCCTTAGGCGGCCATTTCAAGCCCAGTGTGGACATCGCTTCTGCTCCTACTGCTTCAACAGGACTGTGAG TAATGGACCCCAGAAATGCAACGCTTGCATTAAAGAAGATCTTTTTGAGGAGCCGACATCAGTTTTGAAGCAGGGATGT gCGTTTCCTGACAATGCTGTTCGAAGGGAAGTTGAAAGCCTGTCTGCGGTTTGTATCAATGAGGACTGTACTTGGGAAGGAACTATTAAAGAGTATGAG CTGAATCACGAGGGGAAGTGTGAGTTCATGATCATCCCCTGCCCCTCCTGCAAAGAACGAATCCGCTTCAACGAACAGGAGCGCCACAACGAGCGGGAGTGCCCGGAGAGGACGCTCAACTGCAAGTACTGCAAGGAGCCATTTCACTTCAAAAACATCAAG gCTCATGACGAAATCTGCCCCAAGTATCCGATGATCTGTGAAGGTTGTGCCAAGAAGAAAATACCCAGAGAGAAG tatgTGGACCATATTAAACTCTGCACTAAATTCCGAACTCCATGTCGATTTCATGTCGTTGGATGTGACATGTCT GTGGAGAAAGAGAAGATTCATGACCACGAACGCGCTTACGCCTACGAGCACCTTAACCTGCTCCTGCACTACATTATGGGTATGAAGGTGAGCATGGAGGGCCTGCAGCCCCAGGGACTGGAAGTAGCCGGACACAAACTGTTAGAACTCCAACAATCCCTCAGAGAACTCGAGGCCAGAGTCTCCCAGCTCAGCACCACCTCTTCTGGGCCTCCCGTGCAGGGAGCTGCcgcttcctcctcttcttcctccaccTGCAGTGCCGGCCCGGCCCcatcagctcctcttcctccacctcccACTCTTCCTCCAACGCTCTCCGTGTCTACCTCGTTCACACCCCTGCCCAGCTCGGTGGGCGCAGCGCTGGAGCTCCAGCTCCACAGCGAGAAGACAAAGGTGGCCGAGCTTGGCCGCAGATGCACGGAACTCGAGGTCAAGGCGGGGACGTTTGAAAATGTGGTGTGCGTTCTTAACAGGGAGGTGGAGAGATTTGCCACAACCATGGAGGCCAGCAACCGGCAGCATAAACTGGACCAAGACAAGATCGAAGCTCTTAGTAATAAG GTGCGACAGCTGGAGAGGACTGTCGGACTGAAGGACCTCACGGTGGTGGAGATGGAGGGCCGACTGAGGGAAATGTCCGCCACCACGTTTGATGGCGTCTTCATCTGGAGGATCTCAGACTTTGCCAAAAAACGACAAGATGCCATTGCAGGTCGGGCTCCTGCCATGTTCTCACCAG CTTTCTATACTAGCAAGTACGGCTATAAGATGTGCCTGAGGATCTACCTGAATGGGGACGGGACGGGGCGTGGCAGCCACCTGTCCCTGTTCTTTGTGGTGATGAGGGGACTGAACGACGCTCTGCTCAAATGGCCGTTCAACCAGAAG GTAACACTGATGCTACTGGACCAGAGCAACAGGGAGCACATCATCGACGCCTTTCGACCCGACGTCACTTCTTCTTCCTTTCAAAGGCCCGTGAGCGAGATGAACATTGCCAGCGGCTGCCCGCTCTTCTGCCCACTCTCCAAGCTGGACGGAAAGAACTCGTACATTCGCGACGACACAATATTCATCAAAGCAATCGTGGACCTCACCGGCCTCTAG